The Siniperca chuatsi isolate FFG_IHB_CAS linkage group LG2, ASM2008510v1, whole genome shotgun sequence genome window below encodes:
- the ddit3 gene encoding DNA damage-inducible transcript 3 protein: MTAEWLHLPPPYPPGVGPLCGAELEAWYEDLQDILGSDTGGAKLARAPMCTEKEPEFLDVLESCSLTWLTDGSQTWGEGVQRATEEIHNTQPLHHTSSSSSSSSSSCMSPAAAEERRAEAESGRSGDSSAGSSSDLLPPEFFELLSEGGVGMVDPSGAVISSSYYYHHHQHHQANNVHPASPSASEEELPCVPESPSCSSTASQSPSQNCSSPSSPVSSPSVYPSSRLGKRKRTTSERANGALSTFASSTQHTSPSYSSAKKSRKEREQENERKVQELTEQNERLKAEIERLGEEVQRTRRALIERLVNTRK, translated from the exons ATGACTGCCGAGTGGCTACACCTGCCCCCGCCGTACCCCCCTGGCGTGGGGCCGTTGTGTGGTGCAGAGTTGGAGGCGTGGTATGAGGACTTGCAGGATATTCTGGGCTCCGACACGGGAGGGGCAAAACTGGCACGTGCCCCCATGTGCACCGAG AAGGAGCCGGAGTTTCTGGATGTTCTGGAGAGTTGTTCTCTGACCTGGCTGACGGACGGAAGCCAGACGTGGGGCGAGGGTGTTCAGAGGGCAACAGAAGAGATCCACAACACCCAGCCTCTGCATCACACCTCAtcgtcatcctcctcttcctcctcctcctgcatgaGTCCAGCTGCTGCAGAAGAGCGGCGGGCGGAAGCTGAGAGTGGGAGAAGCGGCGATAGCTCGGCAGGAAGCAGCAGTGATCTGCTGCCTCCAGAGTTCTTCGAGTTGCTGAGTGAAGGAGGAGTGGGAATGGTGGATCCGAGCGGAGCGGTGATCAGCAGTAGCTATTATTACCACCACCATCAACACCACCAGGCTAATAATGTCCATCCTGCGTCTCCCTCAGCCAGCGAGGAGGAACTGCCCTGTGTCCCCGAGTCTCCATCCTGCTCCTCCACAGCCTCCCAGTCCCCATCTCAAAATTGTTCTTCTccctcttcacctgtctcttctccctctgtctaCCCATCCTCCCGCCTGGGAAAACGCAAGAGGACCACCAGCGAGAGGGCCAACGGTGCCTTGTCCACTTTCGCCTCCTCCACCCAGCACACATCCCCATCCTACTCGTCTGCCAAAAAGAGTCGCAAAGAAAGAGAACAGGAGAACGAGAGGAAGGTACAGGAGCTGACGGAGCAGAACGAGCGTTTGAAAGCGGAGATTGAAAGGCTGGGAGAGGAGGTACAGAGGACACGTAGAGCCCTGATAGAGAGACTAGTCAACACCAGGAAATGA